The Paracoccus sp. MC1862 genome includes a window with the following:
- the epmA gene encoding EF-P lysine aminoacylase EpmA: MTETPWWDARRHADRRPLLLARNRIQRRVRDWLDENGFTEVDPAALAVSPGNEAHLHGFSTDAIGNDGVARRLYLHTSPEFAMKKLLAAGETRIAAFSHVWRNRERGALHSPEFTMLEWYRAGEPYETLMDDCAALLRIAAEAAGSTELRFRGHRCDFFAAPERLSVADAFQRHAGLDLLATVSADGATDRDELAQQAQAAGLRVAHDDTWSDILSRVLVTLIEPHLGHGRATILDRYPAPEAALARRAGDDPRVAERFELYACGVELANGFGELTDPAEQRRRFAAEMAEKARVYDEAYPLDEDFLSALAHVPPASGIALGFDRLVMLATAAPRIDEVMWTPVP, encoded by the coding sequence ATGACTGAAACGCCCTGGTGGGACGCGCGCAGGCATGCCGACCGCCGCCCCCTGCTGCTGGCCCGCAACCGCATACAGCGCAGGGTCCGCGACTGGCTGGACGAGAACGGGTTCACCGAGGTCGACCCCGCTGCGCTGGCGGTCAGCCCCGGCAACGAGGCGCATCTGCACGGCTTTTCCACCGACGCCATCGGCAACGACGGGGTCGCGCGGCGGCTGTATCTGCACACCAGCCCCGAATTCGCCATGAAGAAGCTGCTGGCGGCGGGCGAGACCCGCATCGCCGCCTTCTCCCACGTCTGGCGCAACCGCGAGCGCGGCGCACTGCACAGCCCCGAGTTCACCATGCTGGAATGGTATCGCGCGGGCGAGCCTTACGAGACCCTGATGGACGACTGCGCCGCCCTGCTGCGGATCGCGGCCGAGGCCGCGGGTTCGACGGAACTGCGCTTCCGCGGCCACCGCTGCGACTTCTTCGCCGCGCCCGAGCGGCTGTCGGTGGCCGACGCCTTCCAGCGCCATGCAGGCCTCGACCTGCTGGCGACGGTCAGTGCGGATGGCGCGACTGACCGTGACGAGCTGGCGCAGCAGGCGCAGGCAGCGGGACTGCGGGTCGCCCATGACGACACCTGGTCCGACATCCTCAGCCGCGTTCTCGTGACCTTGATCGAGCCGCATCTGGGCCACGGTCGCGCCACCATACTCGATCGCTATCCCGCGCCCGAAGCCGCGCTCGCCCGGCGCGCCGGGGATGACCCCCGCGTGGCCGAACGCTTCGAACTTTACGCCTGCGGGGTGGAACTGGCGAACGGCTTCGGAGAACTGACCGACCCCGCCGAGCAGCGCCGCCGCTTTGCCGCCGAGATGGCCGAAAAGGCCCGCGTTTATGACGAGGCCTATCCGCTGGACGAAGATTTCCTGTCGGCGCTGGCCCATGTGCCGCCCGCTTCCGGCATTGCGCTGGGCTTTGACCGGCTGGTGATGCTGGCGACCGCCGCGCCCCGGATCGACGAGGTGATG